The following proteins come from a genomic window of Metarhizium brunneum chromosome 2, complete sequence:
- the Tf2-12_8 gene encoding Transposon Tf2-12 polyprotein, whose product MAPRETTTASGSNETREGPTTISAHDMLAEIIRLRERVQQMEEERQEQATTAATIKKDLGEILRPRAPGPYDGSPGALQGFLTQLRAYHRQFPTKMEESSAKVLHAGGCMTGVALAWFEPIMRDYLNKEKDDREEETNTIFESYDEFEKAIKKAFGTVDEARAAEYYIDGLKQKGSASDYAARFRQLASQLDWEDEPLMSAFYKGLKEEVKDELYRENRPDNLSDYIAMAVRIDDRQYQRRIQKKQGKGTWSPAKGKSYQANQRRKRDEPIAYGHTLNPGRMELDATKKDDKKEKKCYNCGKPGHFANKCKKPRKEWKPVPEGGKKQLNSTNQQKIEVTESEVEHKNLNWTFCYDDNCYVHMSSKQERGWFPKEPRKPKKKIMNFIGNGLQVAKQLVQEDLDEQSMEKRTLAMTGRKELHEPKSPEYLDEDSHQEILDWVRQQAEARKNRREQQYREEQDAQILTTFDEPEDRVREMSVDDDNAILDTPEASEDERSEEETPARLTATQEQAVQRYFPAPTGKHFAIPILAVDTTTAMENQTLWFPEGEKEDDPRLSPRHAEHTRLAWASCAFAMCQAHFQTKARLDAFPIRMKGYPIKAPYFRWELLEWRVKIINNDQTMILEPDSNTPIKCRAHTDPTDNGRSDKMVLDAEVMGHRVRILVDSGAMGNYISPRVVNRYQLPWKHKEAPYELTDIEGKLFAYNDGIINQETDHLEVQIQSHSEVIQLDVMDVSEHDLVLGYPWLWESNPLINWRTGQLKWNETSGQQNQQNSEERTKFRHNLAHEQSSEEKEPSSKLSKDQRQQTSGRKAVKTIGSTVTTSTALQTGIRTTISNKKTKAKIRKVIATLRKDLANTNKKLEGEKRNENDKDDKSPITKEERLKNIPKEYRKYEKLFAEELETGLPEHSQWDHQIELIDGKSTTFHKIYNLNARELETLREYIDEMLAKGYIRASTSEAGYPVMFVPKKNGKLRLVVDYRRLNAITMKDRTPLPLISELRDRLHGMNWFTALDLKGAYNLIRIKKGHEWKTAFRTKFGLFEYLVMPFGLTNAPATFQRMINSVLRKYLDNFVVVYLDDILIFSKTLEDHKRHVHKVLQALQDAKLLVEPAKSKFHTQEVDFLGHTIRPNEIRMEKTKIEAVRNWPTPKNVKDIQSFRGFANYYRRFIKSYGEIAAPLDELTKKDKQWNWNDEAQCAFDKIKELITSEPVLRTFDPEKETELETDSSDFALGAQVGQRDDDGKLHPIAFYSKKLHGAELNYPIYDKEFLAIINAFKEFRHYLMGSKHKVKVYTDHKNISHFATTQQLNGRQIRWAEYLSEFDYEIIHRKGSENGRADALSRRSDYDTGVPTATGPLLEINKNGNFQQKQLNAILKVQKEDPVYGKIHQWATDNIQHIGDVPTGCTCHPGGVPMYGEKIWIPPELQEECIKEMHEHPVYGHQGIRKTLDKIRRQYDFSGIKKMVEKVVNECIQCGKSKASRHKPYGELQPLPVPTRPWESIAFDHITKLPMSKEPMTNVEYDSIFVVTDRLTKYGYFLPYREASNAEELAYVFLRTIASNHGLPEEIISDRGSTFTSKFWQALMAQLGTNHKLSTAYHPQTDGQTERLNQTLEQYLRCYINHQQDDWVKWLPTAQLAYNSSISESTKQTPAYANYGFNPEVFRTQREGPQAERAMLQADELKRLHEEMRHELEFVRNRMAQYHNRKRSKGPIFGEGDMVYLLRRNIKTTRPSDKLDYKKLGPFAIKKRISTNNYELSLPKTMRNHPIVHISLLEKAPNNAPAEEDIEVMNETEYEVERILDMRTRNKTRQYLIKWKSYGDEENTWEPTEHLKNCQHLLRQYHQQHSTRHPQTQRSNPTRQ is encoded by the exons cggcaggaacaagccacgactgcggccacaattaaaaaggacttgggagaaatccttagacccagggcaccaggaccgtacgacggatccccgggtgcgcttcaaggattcctcactcaactcagggcttaccaccgacaattcccgaccaaaatggaagaatcctctgccaaggtactgcacgcaggagggtgtatgacgggagtggcactcgcatggtttgaacccattatgagggactaccttaacaaagaaaaagacgaccgcgaagaagaaaccaacaccattttcgaaagttacgatgaattcgaaaaagctatcaaaaaggcctttggaacagttgacgaagctagggctgctgagtactacatcgacgggctcaagcagaagggatcggcatccgattatgccgctcgcttcagacaacttgcatctcagcttgactgggaggacgaacctcttatgtcagctttctataaaggacttaaggaagaagtcaaagatgaactctacagggagaacagaccagacaacttatcggactacatcgctatggcggtacgaatcgacgacagacagtatcagcgacgcatacagaagaaacagggtaaaggaacctggagccctgccaaagggaagagttaccaagccaatcaacgcagaaagcgtgacgaacctattgcctatggtcacactcttaaccctggacgaatggagcttgacgctaccaagaaagacgacaaaaaggaaaagaaatgctacaactgcggaaaaccaggacatttcgccaataaatgcaagaaacccaggaaagaatggaagccagtaccagaaggaggtaagaaacaactcaattctactaaccaacagaaaatcgaagttaccgaatcagaggtggaacataagaacctcaactggaccttctgctatgacgacaactgctacgttcacatgagcagcaaacaagaaagaggatggtttccaaaagaaccaagaaaaccaaagaagaaaattatgaacttcataggaaacggactgcaagtagccaaacaactggtacaagaagacctggacgaacaatcaatggaaaagagaacgcttgcaatgacgggacgaaaggaactccatgaaccaaaatcgccagaatatttggacgaagactcgcaccaagaaattctcgattgggtgcgacaacaagcagaagcaaggaagaatcgaagggaacaacaatatagggaggagcaagacgcacaaatcctcaccaccttcgacgaaccggaagatagagtaagggaaatgagcgtcgatgacgacaacgcaatcctagatactccagaagcgtccgaagacgaacgaagcgaggaagaaacgcctgcaaggctgacagccacacaagaacaagctgtacagcgatatttccccgcaccaacaggaaaacatttcgcaattcctattctagcagtggacaccaccacggcaatggaaaaccagacactatggtttccggaaggagagaaggaagacgatcctagactctcaccaagacacgcggaacatacacgtttagcatgggcatcatgcgcgtttgcaatgtgccaggcacactttcaaaccaaggcacgattggatgcgtttccgatcaggatgaaaggatatccgatcaaagcaccatacttcagatgggaactcctagaatggagagtgaagataatcaataacgatcaaacgatgatcttggaacccgattcaaacacacccatcaaatgccgagctcatacagatcctacggac aacggacgaagcgacaaaatggtattagacgccgaagtcatgggacatcgcgttcgcatacttgtggacagtggcgcgatgggcaactatatctcacccagagttgtgaatcgttaccaactaccgtggaaacacaaagaggcaccatacgagttaactgatatcgaaggaaaactttttgcctataatgacggaatcattaaccaagagactgatcatctcgaagtacagattcaaagtcattcagaagtgattcaactcgatgttatggacgtatcggaacacgacctagtgttagggtacccatggttatgggagagtaacccactgatcaactggaggacaggccaactgaagtggaacgagacttcaggccaacagaatcagcagaattcggaagaaagaacgaaatttcgtcataacttagctcatgaacagagttctgaagaaaaagaaccttcaagcaagttatccaaggaccaacgacaacaaacaagcggcagaaaagcagtcaaaacaattggatccaccgtaacgacctcgacggcgctacaaaccgggatacgaacaacaataagcaacaagaagacaaaagccaagatccgaaaggttattgccaccttaaggaaagacctcgcgaacacaaacaagaaactcgaaggagaaaagaggaacgagaacgataaagacgacaaaagcccaataacgaaagaagaaagactcaagaatatccctaaggaataccggaaatacgaaaaattattcgcagaagaattagaaaccggattaccagaacacagccaatgggatcatcagattgaattgatagacggaaagtcgacaacattccataagatttacaacttaaacgcaagagaactcgaaacactacgggagtacatcgacgagatgttagcgaaaggctacatcagagcatccacatcagaagctggatacccagttatgtttgttccaaagaaaaacgggaaactgcggttagtagtggactatcggcgattgaacgcgattaccatgaaggatcgaacaccgttgccactaatatcggaactacgggaccgattgcacggaatgaattggttcaccgctttggacctgaagggagcatacaatttgattcgaataaagaaaggccatgaatggaagacagcctttagaacgaagttcggactattcgaatacctggtaatgccattcgggcttaccaacgcaccagcgacattccaacgaatgatcaacagcgtactacgaaaatatttggacaattttgtggtagtgtatctggacgatatactgatcttctcaaaaaccctggaagaccacaaaagacatgtacacaaggtactacaagcgctacaagacgcgaagttactagtggaaccagcaaaaagcaaattccatacccaggaagtagacttcctaggacacacgatacgaccaaacgagatacgaatggaaaagacaaagattgaggcagtaaggaactggccaacaccgaagaatgtcaaggacatacaaagctttagaggctttgcgaactattacaggagattcatcaagagctacggcgaaatcgcagcacccttggatgaactcaccaagaaggataagcagtggaattggaacgatgaggcgcaatgtgcctttgacaagatcaaagaactcatcacatccgaacctgttttgagaaccttcgacccagaaaaagaaacggaactagaaaccgactcatcagactttgctctaggagcacaagttggacaaagagacgatgacggaaaactacaccctattgcgttctactcgaagaaacttcatggagcagaactcaactaccccatctacgacaaagaattcctagcaatcatcaatgctttcaaggaatttagacactatctcatgggaagcaaacacaaagttaaggtgtataccgatcataagaacatctctcattttgcgacgacgcaacaattgaatggacgacaaattcgatgggccgaatatctttcagaattcgactacgaaatcatccatcgaaaaggatccgagaacggacgagcagacgctctaagtcgaagaagcgactacgatacaggagtacctacagcaacaggaccactccttgagatcaataaaaatggcaatttccagcagaaacaactgaatgccatattgaaagtacagaaagaagacccagtatacggcaaaatacaccaatgggcaacagacaatatacaacacattggggacgtaccgacgggatgcacatgccacccaggaggagtaccaatgtatggagagaaaatctggataccaccagaattacaagaagaatgcatcaaagaaatgcatgaacatccagtctacggacatcaaggaatccgcaagacactggataagatacgacgacaatacgatttctcaggaatcaagaaaatggtcgaaaaggttgtcaacgaatgcatacaatgcggaaaaagtaaggcttcacgacataagccatacggagaactgcaaccattaccagtaccaacacgaccatgggaatcgatagctttcgatcatattacgaagctaccaatgtcaaaagaaccaatgaccaacgtggaatatgacagcatattcgtggtcacggatagactcacaaaatacggatactttttaccgtacagagaagcaagcaatgcagaagaacttgcatatgtgttcttacgaacaatagcaagtaaccatggactgccagaagaaatcatatcggacagaggaagtacatttacttctaagttttggcaagcacttatggcacaacttggaacgaatcacaagttaagcaccgcataccatccacagacagatggacagacggaaagattgaaccagacgcttgaacagtatctacgatgttacatcaatcatcaacaggacgattgggttaaatggttacctacagcgcaattggcttacaatagctcgatatcagaatcgacaaagcaaacaccagcctacgccaattacggatttaatcccgaagtatttcgaacacagcgcgaaggaccgcaagcagaacgagcgatgctgcaagcagatgaactgaagagattgcacgaagaaatgcgacacgaattggaattcgtacgaaacagaatggcacaataccataatcgtaaaagatcgaagggaccaatctttggggagggagacatggtctacctactccgacgaaacatcaaaacaacgcgaccaagcgacaaattggactacaaaaaattaggaccattcgctatcaagaaaagaatatcgac